One window from the genome of Streptomyces sp. WZ-12 encodes:
- a CDS encoding TetR/AcrR family transcriptional regulator — translation MLRAAREVFAERGLGVNLDDIARHAGVGVATSYRLFGNKQALINELFQDRVDALVECADQALTHDDAWEGFVELLTMTLEQMAADRGLREVVFSEVGGRPEVAQARRKFVPAADAVMRRAQDAGLLRPDLATTDLPLIFQMLSRAIDHTLPVSSAVWRRYLVIVLDGLRARPGLTDMPVGALTTAEEEQVAGFNPTGHRGSG, via the coding sequence GTGCTCCGGGCCGCGCGCGAGGTGTTCGCCGAACGAGGGCTGGGGGTGAACCTTGACGACATCGCTCGCCACGCCGGTGTCGGGGTTGCGACCTCCTACCGGCTCTTCGGCAACAAGCAAGCGCTGATCAACGAGCTGTTCCAAGACCGCGTCGACGCCTTGGTGGAGTGTGCCGATCAGGCTCTGACGCATGACGACGCCTGGGAGGGGTTCGTCGAACTGCTGACCATGACGTTGGAGCAGATGGCGGCCGATCGCGGACTGCGAGAGGTCGTCTTCTCCGAGGTCGGGGGCCGTCCCGAGGTGGCACAGGCACGCCGCAAGTTCGTTCCGGCAGCCGACGCGGTGATGCGCCGCGCGCAGGACGCGGGCCTGCTGCGTCCGGACTTGGCGACGACCGACCTGCCCCTCATCTTCCAGATGCTGAGCCGCGCGATCGACCACACCCTGCCTGTCTCCAGCGCGGTGTGGCGGCGCTACCTGGTGATCGTCCTGGACGGTCTGCGCGCCCGCCCCGGACTGACGGACATGCCGGTGGGCGCCCTCACGACAGCCGAGGAAGAGCAGGTGGCCGGCTTCAACCCGACCGGTCACCGTGGGTCGGGCTGA
- a CDS encoding proline racemase family protein, which produces MTILQVSTTDYHTAGEPFRIVPEPPVAIEGATVAERRMFAINHPEVDDLRKLLCCEPRGHADMYGGFLTPPDDEVAHFGVVFWHKDGFSTACGHGSIALAVWAVQTGRVARDPTGVTTVVIDVPSGRVTLRVRSAGERITGVDFLNVPSYRLAEHVTVATSRGDVVVDIGYGGALYAQLNVAGVGLAVTPAHYTDLIAIGREVKRALDCTEHAQHPVDDRLSGIYGTILYADLGCDENGNPHQRNVTVFADGQVDRSPCGSGTCARVAVLAAAGRLTPEQTLVHDSIVGTRFHARIAGQLITDGHPAVVPQVTGTAYRTGEHRFALDPADDLGTGFVLR; this is translated from the coding sequence ATGACTATCCTTCAGGTCTCCACCACCGACTACCACACCGCCGGTGAACCCTTCCGCATCGTTCCCGAACCGCCGGTCGCCATCGAAGGCGCCACGGTCGCCGAGCGTCGCATGTTCGCCATCAACCATCCCGAGGTGGACGACCTGCGCAAGTTGCTGTGCTGCGAGCCGCGCGGACACGCAGACATGTACGGCGGTTTCCTCACCCCACCCGACGACGAAGTAGCCCACTTCGGGGTGGTGTTCTGGCACAAGGACGGTTTCTCGACCGCGTGCGGACACGGGTCCATCGCGCTCGCGGTCTGGGCCGTGCAGACCGGCCGGGTCGCCCGCGACCCCACCGGCGTCACCACCGTCGTCATCGACGTCCCCTCGGGGCGGGTCACCCTGCGCGTGCGCTCCGCCGGCGAGCGCATCACCGGCGTCGACTTCCTCAACGTCCCCAGCTACCGGCTGGCCGAACACGTCACCGTCGCCACCTCCCGCGGAGATGTCGTCGTCGACATCGGCTACGGCGGTGCCCTCTACGCCCAACTGAACGTCGCCGGCGTCGGATTGGCCGTCACGCCCGCCCACTACACCGACCTCATCGCGATCGGGCGCGAGGTGAAGAGGGCGCTCGACTGCACTGAGCACGCGCAGCACCCCGTCGACGACCGCCTCAGCGGCATCTACGGCACCATCCTCTACGCCGACCTCGGCTGTGACGAGAACGGCAACCCGCATCAGCGCAACGTCACCGTCTTCGCCGACGGGCAGGTCGACCGGTCCCCGTGCGGTTCCGGTACCTGCGCACGCGTCGCGGTGCTCGCGGCCGCCGGTCGCCTCACGCCAGAGCAGACCCTGGTCCACGACTCGATCGTCGGCACCCGCTTCCACGCGCGGATCGCCGGGCAGTTGATCACCGACGGGCACCCCGCCGTCGTCCCGCAGGTCACGGGAACGGCATACCGCACCGGCGAGCACCGCTTCGCACTCGATCCCGCAGATGACCTGGGCACCGGCTTCGTACTGCGGTAG
- a CDS encoding GerMN domain-containing protein, which yields MPRAVTATLPALLVLCLASSLTACGIDNTGPLDAGAPASGLPAPGGHPAAAVHVYFSSPLGLERVSRPYRGPDTLQAAMERLVAGPDPAERGRGLISFIPPGTPAPTAVTRKPNLADVYVPPHWTANPTALRQLLCTTADAVALSHGTRPQEARIRLHRPEGGGVNTGACASP from the coding sequence ATGCCGCGCGCGGTAACCGCGACGCTCCCGGCCCTCCTCGTCCTCTGCCTGGCGTCGTCCCTCACCGCGTGCGGCATCGACAACACCGGCCCCCTCGACGCCGGGGCTCCGGCCTCCGGGCTCCCCGCGCCGGGCGGCCATCCGGCCGCCGCCGTGCACGTCTACTTCTCCTCCCCCCTCGGCCTCGAACGCGTCTCCCGCCCCTACCGCGGCCCAGACACCCTCCAGGCCGCCATGGAGCGGCTCGTGGCGGGGCCCGACCCGGCCGAGCGCGGCCGCGGCCTGATCAGCTTCATCCCGCCAGGCACCCCCGCACCGACCGCTGTCACCCGAAAACCCAACCTGGCCGACGTCTACGTCCCGCCCCACTGGACGGCCAACCCCACCGCCCTCCGCCAACTCCTCTGCACCACCGCCGACGCCGTCGCCCTCTCCCACGGCACCAGGCCCCAGGAAGCCCGCATCAGACTCCACCGTCCCGAGGGCGGCGGAGTCAACACGGGGGCGTGCGCGAGTCCTTGA
- a CDS encoding sensor histidine kinase, translated as MRCRRLPQGLRTRLVVAFLLVSALSALCAAALTFRQARSAILDRARDSAVHDLRAQVGSLAPDLPYAPTATDLRALALQVDRAGGSRGWRTAAAYRDGALVSAASTAPVLPEGLRANAASARTAVVQRFHRGGEPWLAVALPVTREGRPSEPSGLVVYASFSLAHEEQDVAALVSAARAGALPVVVLSIIPALLAARRVLRPVRQLRTAAENMSEGALDTRIHVTGNDELADLGRTFNTMAATLQADATTLRAMETRARRFASDVSHELRTPLAAMTAVTGILDKDAASGRLDPETSEALELVAGETNKLVRMVEDLMEISRFDAGAAVLDLDEIDIGELARKTLALRHWQDRVSLDVPPGLRARLDPRRVDVILANLIGNALRHGGASVPVDVRARASDGRLVLTVTDGGPGIPEDVLPHVFDRFTKGDAARTRSEGSGLGLAIAAENARLHGGTLTAANAPAGGAVFTLTLPQEPA; from the coding sequence GTGAGGTGCCGCCGCCTGCCGCAGGGCCTGCGCACCCGGCTCGTCGTCGCCTTCCTCCTGGTCTCCGCGCTCAGCGCGCTGTGCGCCGCCGCCCTCACCTTCCGCCAGGCACGGTCGGCCATCCTGGACCGCGCCCGGGACAGCGCCGTGCATGACTTGCGCGCCCAAGTGGGCTCGCTCGCACCCGACTTGCCGTACGCGCCCACCGCGACGGACCTGCGCGCCCTCGCACTCCAGGTCGACCGGGCCGGCGGCTCCCGCGGCTGGCGCACCGCGGCCGCCTACCGCGACGGCGCCCTCGTCTCCGCCGCGAGCACCGCCCCCGTCCTGCCCGAAGGTCTGCGCGCCAACGCCGCCTCGGCACGCACCGCCGTGGTCCAACGCTTTCACCGCGGCGGGGAACCCTGGTTGGCGGTGGCCCTGCCGGTCACCCGCGAGGGCCGACCGTCCGAACCTTCCGGACTGGTCGTCTACGCCTCCTTCTCCCTCGCCCATGAGGAACAGGACGTCGCCGCCCTGGTCTCCGCCGCGCGCGCCGGCGCGCTGCCCGTGGTCGTGTTGTCGATCATCCCGGCGCTGCTGGCGGCCCGCCGCGTCCTGCGTCCCGTACGGCAACTGCGCACGGCCGCCGAGAACATGTCCGAGGGCGCTCTCGACACCCGGATCCACGTCACGGGCAACGACGAACTAGCCGACCTCGGCCGCACGTTCAACACCATGGCCGCGACCCTCCAGGCCGACGCCACCACGCTGCGCGCCATGGAGACCCGGGCGCGCCGCTTCGCCTCGGACGTCTCCCACGAACTGCGCACACCGCTCGCCGCGATGACCGCCGTGACGGGGATCCTGGACAAGGACGCGGCTTCCGGACGACTGGATCCGGAGACCTCCGAGGCGTTGGAACTGGTGGCCGGCGAGACGAACAAGTTGGTCCGCATGGTCGAGGACCTCATGGAGATCTCCCGTTTCGACGCGGGCGCCGCCGTCCTGGACCTGGACGAGATCGACATCGGCGAACTCGCCCGCAAGACCCTCGCGTTGCGGCACTGGCAGGACCGGGTCTCCCTGGACGTACCGCCCGGGCTGCGCGCCCGGCTCGACCCCCGACGCGTCGACGTCATCCTCGCCAACCTCATCGGCAACGCCCTGCGGCACGGCGGCGCGTCCGTACCGGTCGACGTACGGGCCCGGGCCTCGGACGGCCGGCTGGTCCTCACCGTCACCGACGGCGGGCCAGGCATCCCGGAGGACGTCCTGCCGCACGTCTTCGACCGCTTCACGAAGGGGGACGCGGCCCGGACCCGCAGCGAGGGCAGCGGCCTCGGCCTCGCCATCGCGGCGGAGAACGCCCGCCTGCACGGTGGCACCCTCACCGCCGCCAACGCACCGGCCGGAGGTGCGGTGTTCACCCTCACCCTGCCCCAGGAGCCGGCATGA
- a CDS encoding NAD(P)-binding protein, producing MKPTALEVDYLIVGAGAMGMAFADTLITETNATVAIVDRYDQPGGHWTVSYPFVRLHQPSAFYGVNSRELGSGTVDQHGWNAGMHELASASEILAYFNQVMHKTLLPSGRVSYFPKSCYDGPDPQRPDVQRFHSIVSGDRFEVTVKQRTVDATYMNVTVPAMVPPGYEVAPDVRVITPNQLPALQDKPAHYTVVGAGKTGIDACLWLLGHGTDPSDITWIMPRDSWLLDRAHWQPGRHDAETEAARLNAVAEANTVQELFARLEDSGVLLRLSPDVEPTAFRCATVARAELDQLRRIDNIVRHGRIKRIDAHAIELDQATVPAQAGTLYINCTADGLERRPTVPVFDGPRITLQAVVPCQQVFSAALVAHVEASDVDDATKNVQCPPAQHPNSALDWIQFFGDVQERVMRWTADPALLEWLRDCRLMGRKLPEFSPEQRAALLPMFQAQKVKLAEFRDQANAVAAVN from the coding sequence ATGAAACCGACAGCTCTTGAGGTCGACTACCTGATCGTTGGGGCCGGGGCCATGGGCATGGCCTTCGCCGACACCCTCATCACCGAAACCAACGCAACGGTGGCGATTGTCGACCGCTACGACCAGCCCGGCGGGCACTGGACGGTCTCCTACCCCTTCGTGCGCCTGCACCAGCCGTCGGCCTTCTACGGCGTCAACTCCCGTGAACTGGGCAGTGGCACGGTGGACCAGCACGGTTGGAACGCCGGTATGCACGAGCTGGCCTCGGCCAGCGAGATCCTGGCCTACTTCAACCAGGTGATGCACAAGACGCTGCTGCCCAGCGGACGAGTCTCCTACTTCCCCAAGTCGTGCTACGACGGCCCGGATCCACAGCGGCCCGATGTCCAGCGCTTCCACTCCATCGTCAGCGGGGACCGCTTCGAGGTCACCGTCAAACAACGGACCGTGGACGCCACCTACATGAACGTCACGGTGCCGGCCATGGTGCCGCCCGGATACGAGGTCGCCCCCGACGTCCGCGTGATCACCCCCAACCAACTGCCCGCCCTACAGGACAAGCCCGCCCACTACACCGTCGTCGGAGCGGGAAAGACCGGCATCGACGCCTGCCTGTGGCTGCTCGGCCACGGTACCGATCCCTCCGACATCACCTGGATCATGCCCCGCGACTCCTGGCTGCTCGACCGCGCCCACTGGCAGCCCGGAAGGCACGATGCCGAAACGGAAGCGGCCCGCCTCAACGCCGTGGCCGAGGCCAACACGGTCCAGGAACTGTTCGCACGGCTTGAGGACAGCGGCGTGCTGCTGCGGCTGTCACCCGACGTCGAGCCGACCGCCTTCCGCTGCGCGACGGTCGCCCGCGCCGAACTCGATCAGCTACGCCGCATCGACAACATCGTCCGCCACGGCAGGATCAAGCGCATCGACGCGCACGCGATCGAACTCGACCAGGCCACCGTCCCCGCGCAGGCCGGCACCCTCTACATCAACTGCACCGCCGACGGCCTGGAGCGACGGCCGACGGTGCCGGTGTTCGACGGCCCGCGCATCACGCTGCAGGCGGTGGTTCCCTGCCAGCAGGTGTTCAGCGCCGCACTCGTCGCCCACGTCGAGGCGAGTGACGTCGACGACGCCACCAAGAACGTCCAGTGCCCGCCCGCGCAGCACCCCAACTCGGCCCTGGACTGGATACAGTTCTTCGGCGACGTCCAGGAGCGGGTCATGCGATGGACCGCCGACCCCGCACTCCTCGAATGGCTCAGGGACTGCCGGCTTATGGGCCGGAAGCTCCCCGAGTTCTCCCCCGAGCAACGGGCCGCGCTCCTCCCCATGTTCCAGGCCCAGAAGGTGAAGCTGGCGGAGTTCCGCGACCAGGCAAACGCAGTCGCGGCGGTGAACTGA